In Rissa tridactyla isolate bRisTri1 chromosome 2, bRisTri1.patW.cur.20221130, whole genome shotgun sequence, a single window of DNA contains:
- the CLDN12 gene encoding claudin-12 produces MGCRDVHAATVLAFLSGTASVAGLLAAVLLPNWRQMRLYTFNKNERNVTVYTGLWIKCARFDGSRDCVIYDPQWYTAVDQLDLRVLQFALPLSMLTAVSALFLCLIGMCNTAFVSTVPNIKLAKCLVNSAGCHLVAGLLFLLACAICLTPSIWVIFYNNYLNRKYEPVFSFDISVFIAIASAGGLFFTSVLLFLWYCACKSLPSPFWQPLYSHAPSMHSYASQPYSARSRLSAIEIDIPVVTHAS; encoded by the coding sequence ATGGGCTGCCGGGATGTTCACGCAGCAACAGTACTGGCCTTCCTCAGTGGAACAGCCTCAGTAGCTGGACTCCTTGCAGCCGTTCTGCTTCCAAACTGGAGGCAAATGAGACTGTACACGTTCAACAAGAATGAGAGGAATGTGACTGTTTACACTGGACTCTGGATTAAGTGCGCTCGCTTTGATGGGAGCAGAGACTGTGTGATCTATGACCCACAGTGGTACACTGCTGTCGATCAACTGGATTTGCGTGTTCTTCAGTTCGCCCTTCCACTGAGTATGTTAACTGCCGTCTCCGCTCTGTTTCTCTGCTTGATTGGCATGTGTAACACAGCCTTTGTTTCCACCGTGCCAAACATCAAATTGGCCAAATGCCTTGTAAACAGTGCGGGCTGCCATCTCGTGGCTGGCCTCTTGTTCCTGCTTGCGTGTGCCATTTGTCTCACTCCATCAATCTGGGTCATTTTTTATAACAATTACCTGAACAGAAAATACGAGCCTGTCTTTAGCTTTGACATTTCTGTGTTTATTGCCATTGCCAGTGCTGGCGGTCTGTTTTTCACTTCCGTTCTGCTGTTTCTGTGGTACTGCGCATGTAAAAGCCTACCTTCTCCTTTCTGGCAGCCCCTCTATTCCCATGCCCCCAGCATGCACAGCTATGCCTCTCAGCCCTATTCTGCGCGCTCTCGCCTCTCTGCCATAGAGATCGACATTCCTGTTGTGACACATGCATCTTAA